A window of the Acipenser ruthenus chromosome 30, fAciRut3.2 maternal haplotype, whole genome shotgun sequence genome harbors these coding sequences:
- the LOC117396904 gene encoding SLIT-ROBO Rho GTPase-activating protein 2-like isoform X3 codes for MTSPAKFRKEKEIIAEYETQVKEIRAQLLEQLKCLDQQCELRVQLLQDLQDFFRKKAEIEMDYSRNLEKLAERFLAKTRSTKDHQFKKDQNVLSPLNCWNLLLSQVKRESRDHATLSDLYLNNIIPRFVQVSEDSGRLFKKSKEVGLQLQEDLMKVLNELYTVMKTYHMYNTDSVNAESKLKEAEKQEEKQISRSVRQEDKQTPRSPDALTNIKIDEKHVRRSSVKKIEKMKEKRQAKYTENKLKAIKARNEYLLALEATNCCVFKYYIHDISDLIDCCDLGYHASLNRALRTYLSAEFNLAQSKHEGLETIDNAAENLEANSDKQRLMEMYNSVFCPPMRFDFQSHMGDTVGYMCAQQPVQGELLQRCQQLQSRLSTLNIENEEVKKTMEATLQTIQDIVTIEDFDVSDCFQYSNSMESVKSTVSETFMSKPSIAKRRANQQETEQFYFTKLKEYLEGRNLITKLQAKHDLIEKTLGESQRTDCSLASGRRNSSVRKQDASQVIPLMVESCIRFISRHGLQHEGIFRVSGSQVEVNDIKNSFERGEDPLAGDQNDHDMDSIAGVLKLYFRGLENTLFPKEVFQDLIAGVSMENLQERALHIRKVLLLLPKHTLIIMRYLFAFLSHLSQYSDDNMMDPYNLAICFGPTLMSVPECHDQVTSQAHVNELIKTIIIHHETIFPGPRELEGPVYECGVTAEEYCDSPHSDPPLAEDSVQDIVSEHHNSEDGSLLLSESESIEAIARFDYGGRTARELSFKKGASLLLYHRASDDWWEGRHNGVDGLVPHQYIVVQDTEDGLSERASPKSELEAAPDGAHSEEKVSTRVSVSSPTGGHVADIYLANLNKLRKRPESASIRRTFRPSEGHGPGDGPPGAMASPRATSMPVGSLPKEGPEKRPVSAHGGLNSITRHSSLKTKVESPQLRKAATAGRSKSFSNHRPLDPEVIAQDIEATMNTALNELRELERQSSVKHAPDVVLDTLEPLKTSPSLLGPTSEPSSPLHSRLLKDSDSHPLQRSASSASDVPSSFRPSKTSAKAAAPPREARPPVTRPKPMVYHKTNSAGPGMGSPTSTTPPTPPPPPPPTDKSCIV; via the exons GAAGGATCAGAACGTGCTGTCTCCGTTGAACTGCTGGAACCTGCTGCTGAGCCAGGTGAAGAGAGAGAGCCGAGACCACGCCACGCTCAGCGACCTCTACCTCAACAACATCATCCCCCGCTTCGTCCAGGTCAGCGAGGACTCCGGACGCCTCTTCAAGAAG AGTAAAGAGGTGGGGCTGCAGCTGCAAGAGGACTTGATGAAGGTTCTCAATGAGCTTTACACG GTGATGAAGACGTACCACATGTACAACACGGACAGCGTGAACGCGGAGAGCAAGCTGAAGGAGGCTGAGAAGCAGGAGGAGAAGCAGATCAGCCGCTCAGTGCGCCAGGAGGACAAGCAGACCCCGCGCTCACCCGACGCCCTCACCAACATTAAGATCGATGAGAAGCATGTGCGCCGCAGCTCCGTCAAGAAGATCGAGAAGATGAAGGAGAAG CGCCAAGCCAAATACACTGAAAACAAGCTGAAGGCAATCAAAGCCAGGAATGAGTACCTGCTAGCTCTGGAGGcaacaaactgctgtgtcttcaAATACTACATCCACGATATCTCCGATCTTATTGAT TGCTGTGACCTGGGCTATCACGCCAGTCTGAACCGCGCTCTGCGGACCTACCTCTCTGCGGAGTTCAACCTGGCGCAGTCGAAGCACGAGGGCCTGGAGACCATCGACAACGCTGCTGAGAACCTGGAGGCCAACAGCGACAAGCAGCGGCTCATGGAGATGTACAACAGCGTCTTCTGCCCCCCCATGAGGTTCGACTTCCAGTCCCACATGGGCGACACG GTGGGGTACATGTGCGCTCAGCAGCCCGTGCAGGGCGAGCTGCTCCAGAGGTGTCAACAGCTGCAGTCCCGGCTCTCCACACTCAACATTGAAAACGAGGAG GTGAAGAAGACCATGGAGGCGACCCTGCAGACCATCCAGGACATTGTGACGATCGAGGACTTCGACGTGTCTGACTGCTTCCAGTACAGCAACTCCATGGAGTCGGTCAAATCCACCGTGTCGGAGACCTTCATGAGCAAACCCAGCATCGCCAAGAGGAGAGCGAACCAGCAGGAGACTGAGCAGTTCTACTTCACG aaacTGAAGGAGTACCTAGAAGGCAGGAACCTGATCACCAAACTCCAAGCCAAACACGACCTGATTGAGAAGACACTGGGGGAGA GCCAAAGGACTGATTGCTCCCTTGCCAG TGGAAGGAGGAACTCATCTGTGCGGAAGCAG GATGCAAGCCAAGTTATTCCCCTGATGGTTGAAAGCTGTATAAGATTCATCAGCCGACATG GCCTGCAGCATGAAGGCATTTTCAGAGTGTCTGGATCACAAGTGGAGGTCAATGACATTAAGAACTCGTTTGAGAGAG GCGAGGATCCGCTTGCAGGAGACCAGAATGACCACGACATGGACTCCATCGCAGGAGTGCTCAAGCTCTACTTCCGAGGCCTGGAGAACACGCTCTTCCCCAAGGAAGTCTTTCAAGACCTCATTGCCGGAGTGT CGATGGAGAACCTCCAGGAGAGAGCTCTGCACATCCGGAAggtcctgctgctgctgcccaaACACACCCTGATCATCATGAGATACCTGTTTGCGTTCCTCAGCCA cctgTCTCAGTACAGCGATGACAACATGATGGACCCCTACAACCTGGCTATTTGCTTCGGCCCCACGCTGATGTCAGTCCCCGAGTGCCACGACCAGGTCACCTCCCAGGCGCACGTAAACGAGCTGATCAAAACCATCATCATCCACCACGAGACCATCTTTCCTGGGCCCAGGGAGCTGGAGGGCCCCGTGTACGAGTGCGGAGTCACCGCTGAGGAGTACTG TGACAGCCCCCACAGCGATCCTCCATTGGCAGAAGACTCCGTGCAAGATATCGTCAGCGAACATCACAACAGCGAGGACG GGTCCTTGCTCCTTTCAGAGTCTGAGTCCATCGAAGCCATCGCCAGGTTCGACTACGGGGGCCGCACAGCTCGGGAGCTGTCCTTCAAGAAGGGGGCCTCGCTGCTGCTCTACCATCGCGCCTCTGACGACTGGTGGGAGGGGCGCCATAATGGTGTGGATGGGCTGGTACCACACCAGTACATCGTGGTGCAGGACAC GGAGGACGGTTTGTCCGAGAGGGCCAGTCCCAAATCGGAACTGGAAGCTGCGCCGGACGGAGCACACTCGGAGGAGAAGGTGTCCACTAGGGTCAGTGTCAGCTCTCCCACTGGGGGCCACGTGGCGGATATCTACCTAGCGAACCTCAACAA ACTAAGGAAGCGCCCCGAGTCTGCAAGCATCAGGAGGACCTTCCGGCCCAGCGAGGGCCACGGTCCAGGGGATGGGCCGCCAGGGGCCATGGCTAGTCCTAGAGCCACCTCCATGCCAGTGGGCAGCCTGCCGAAAGAGGGTCCGGAGAAACGGCCAGTCAGCGCCCATGGGGGCCTCAACTCCATCACCCGGCACTCCTCCCTCAAGACCAAGGTGGAGAGCCCGCAGTTACGCAAAGCAGCCACCGCAGGGCGCTCCAAGAGCTTCAGCAACCACCGGCCGCTGGACCCTGAAGTCATTGCCCAG GACATCGAGGCGACGATGAACACAGCCCTGAATGAGCTGCGTGAGCTGGAGAGGCAGAGCAGCGTGAAGCACGCTCCCGACGTGGTGCTGGACACACTGGAGCCCTTGAAGACCTCTCCCTCCCTGCTGGGGCCCACCTCTGAGCCCTCCAGCCCCCTCCACTCCCGCCTGCTCAAGGACTCGGACTCGCACCCCCTGCAGCGCAGCGCCAGCTCAGCCAGCGACGTGCCCAGCTCTTTCCGCCCTTCCAAGACTTCTGCCAAGGCCGCCGCACCCCCACGAGAGGCCAGACCCCCGGTCACCCGGCCCAAACCCATGGTGTACCACAAGACGAACTCCGCCGGCCCTGGCATGGgctctcccacctccaccacccccCCTACACCCccgccaccccctccccccacggaTAAATCATGCATAGTGTGA
- the LOC117396904 gene encoding SLIT-ROBO Rho GTPase-activating protein 2-like isoform X2, producing MTSPAKFRKEKEIIAEYETQVKEIRAQLLEQLKCLDQQCELRVQLLQDLQDFFRKKAEIEMDYSRNLEKLAERFLAKTRSTKDHQFKKDQNVLSPLNCWNLLLSQVKRESRDHATLSDLYLNNIIPRFVQVSEDSGRLFKKSKEVGLQLQEDLMKVLNELYTVMKTYHMYNTDSVNAESKLKEAEKQEEKQISRSVRQEDKQTPRSPDALTNIKIDEKHVRRSSVKKIEKMKEKRQAKYTENKLKAIKARNEYLLALEATNCCVFKYYIHDISDLIDCCDLGYHASLNRALRTYLSAEFNLAQSKHEGLETIDNAAENLEANSDKQRLMEMYNSVFCPPMRFDFQSHMGDTVGYMCAQQPVQGELLQRCQQLQSRLSTLNIENEEVKKTMEATLQTIQDIVTIEDFDVSDCFQYSNSMESVKSTVSETFMSKPSIAKRRANQQETEQFYFTKLKEYLEGRNLITKLQAKHDLIEKTLGESQRTDCSLASGRRNSSVRKQDASQVIPLMVESCIRFISRHGLQHEGIFRVSGSQVEVNDIKNSFERGEDPLAGDQNDHDMDSIAGVLKLYFRGLENTLFPKEVFQDLIAGVSMENLQERALHIRKVLLLLPKHTLIIMRYLFAFLSHLSQYSDDNMMDPYNLAICFGPTLMSVPECHDQVTSQAHVNELIKTIIIHHETIFPGPRELEGPVYECGVTAEEYCDSPHSDPPLAEDSVQDIVSEHHNSEDESESIEAIARFDYGGRTARELSFKKGASLLLYHRASDDWWEGRHNGVDGLVPHQYIVVQDTEDGLSERASPKSELEAAPDGAHSEEKVSTRVSVSSPTGGHVADIYLANLNKLRKRPESASIRRTFRPSEGHGPGDGPPGAMASPRATSMPVGSLPKEGPEKRPVSAHGGLNSITRHSSLKTKVESPQLRKAATAGRSKSFSNHRPLDPEVIAQVEHSSQDIEATMNTALNELRELERQSSVKHAPDVVLDTLEPLKTSPSLLGPTSEPSSPLHSRLLKDSDSHPLQRSASSASDVPSSFRPSKTSAKAAAPPREARPPVTRPKPMVYHKTNSAGPGMGSPTSTTPPTPPPPPPPTDKSCIV from the exons GAAGGATCAGAACGTGCTGTCTCCGTTGAACTGCTGGAACCTGCTGCTGAGCCAGGTGAAGAGAGAGAGCCGAGACCACGCCACGCTCAGCGACCTCTACCTCAACAACATCATCCCCCGCTTCGTCCAGGTCAGCGAGGACTCCGGACGCCTCTTCAAGAAG AGTAAAGAGGTGGGGCTGCAGCTGCAAGAGGACTTGATGAAGGTTCTCAATGAGCTTTACACG GTGATGAAGACGTACCACATGTACAACACGGACAGCGTGAACGCGGAGAGCAAGCTGAAGGAGGCTGAGAAGCAGGAGGAGAAGCAGATCAGCCGCTCAGTGCGCCAGGAGGACAAGCAGACCCCGCGCTCACCCGACGCCCTCACCAACATTAAGATCGATGAGAAGCATGTGCGCCGCAGCTCCGTCAAGAAGATCGAGAAGATGAAGGAGAAG CGCCAAGCCAAATACACTGAAAACAAGCTGAAGGCAATCAAAGCCAGGAATGAGTACCTGCTAGCTCTGGAGGcaacaaactgctgtgtcttcaAATACTACATCCACGATATCTCCGATCTTATTGAT TGCTGTGACCTGGGCTATCACGCCAGTCTGAACCGCGCTCTGCGGACCTACCTCTCTGCGGAGTTCAACCTGGCGCAGTCGAAGCACGAGGGCCTGGAGACCATCGACAACGCTGCTGAGAACCTGGAGGCCAACAGCGACAAGCAGCGGCTCATGGAGATGTACAACAGCGTCTTCTGCCCCCCCATGAGGTTCGACTTCCAGTCCCACATGGGCGACACG GTGGGGTACATGTGCGCTCAGCAGCCCGTGCAGGGCGAGCTGCTCCAGAGGTGTCAACAGCTGCAGTCCCGGCTCTCCACACTCAACATTGAAAACGAGGAG GTGAAGAAGACCATGGAGGCGACCCTGCAGACCATCCAGGACATTGTGACGATCGAGGACTTCGACGTGTCTGACTGCTTCCAGTACAGCAACTCCATGGAGTCGGTCAAATCCACCGTGTCGGAGACCTTCATGAGCAAACCCAGCATCGCCAAGAGGAGAGCGAACCAGCAGGAGACTGAGCAGTTCTACTTCACG aaacTGAAGGAGTACCTAGAAGGCAGGAACCTGATCACCAAACTCCAAGCCAAACACGACCTGATTGAGAAGACACTGGGGGAGA GCCAAAGGACTGATTGCTCCCTTGCCAG TGGAAGGAGGAACTCATCTGTGCGGAAGCAG GATGCAAGCCAAGTTATTCCCCTGATGGTTGAAAGCTGTATAAGATTCATCAGCCGACATG GCCTGCAGCATGAAGGCATTTTCAGAGTGTCTGGATCACAAGTGGAGGTCAATGACATTAAGAACTCGTTTGAGAGAG GCGAGGATCCGCTTGCAGGAGACCAGAATGACCACGACATGGACTCCATCGCAGGAGTGCTCAAGCTCTACTTCCGAGGCCTGGAGAACACGCTCTTCCCCAAGGAAGTCTTTCAAGACCTCATTGCCGGAGTGT CGATGGAGAACCTCCAGGAGAGAGCTCTGCACATCCGGAAggtcctgctgctgctgcccaaACACACCCTGATCATCATGAGATACCTGTTTGCGTTCCTCAGCCA cctgTCTCAGTACAGCGATGACAACATGATGGACCCCTACAACCTGGCTATTTGCTTCGGCCCCACGCTGATGTCAGTCCCCGAGTGCCACGACCAGGTCACCTCCCAGGCGCACGTAAACGAGCTGATCAAAACCATCATCATCCACCACGAGACCATCTTTCCTGGGCCCAGGGAGCTGGAGGGCCCCGTGTACGAGTGCGGAGTCACCGCTGAGGAGTACTG TGACAGCCCCCACAGCGATCCTCCATTGGCAGAAGACTCCGTGCAAGATATCGTCAGCGAACATCACAACAGCGAGGACG AGTCTGAGTCCATCGAAGCCATCGCCAGGTTCGACTACGGGGGCCGCACAGCTCGGGAGCTGTCCTTCAAGAAGGGGGCCTCGCTGCTGCTCTACCATCGCGCCTCTGACGACTGGTGGGAGGGGCGCCATAATGGTGTGGATGGGCTGGTACCACACCAGTACATCGTGGTGCAGGACAC GGAGGACGGTTTGTCCGAGAGGGCCAGTCCCAAATCGGAACTGGAAGCTGCGCCGGACGGAGCACACTCGGAGGAGAAGGTGTCCACTAGGGTCAGTGTCAGCTCTCCCACTGGGGGCCACGTGGCGGATATCTACCTAGCGAACCTCAACAA ACTAAGGAAGCGCCCCGAGTCTGCAAGCATCAGGAGGACCTTCCGGCCCAGCGAGGGCCACGGTCCAGGGGATGGGCCGCCAGGGGCCATGGCTAGTCCTAGAGCCACCTCCATGCCAGTGGGCAGCCTGCCGAAAGAGGGTCCGGAGAAACGGCCAGTCAGCGCCCATGGGGGCCTCAACTCCATCACCCGGCACTCCTCCCTCAAGACCAAGGTGGAGAGCCCGCAGTTACGCAAAGCAGCCACCGCAGGGCGCTCCAAGAGCTTCAGCAACCACCGGCCGCTGGACCCTGAAGTCATTGCCCAGGTAGAGCACAGCTCGCAG GACATCGAGGCGACGATGAACACAGCCCTGAATGAGCTGCGTGAGCTGGAGAGGCAGAGCAGCGTGAAGCACGCTCCCGACGTGGTGCTGGACACACTGGAGCCCTTGAAGACCTCTCCCTCCCTGCTGGGGCCCACCTCTGAGCCCTCCAGCCCCCTCCACTCCCGCCTGCTCAAGGACTCGGACTCGCACCCCCTGCAGCGCAGCGCCAGCTCAGCCAGCGACGTGCCCAGCTCTTTCCGCCCTTCCAAGACTTCTGCCAAGGCCGCCGCACCCCCACGAGAGGCCAGACCCCCGGTCACCCGGCCCAAACCCATGGTGTACCACAAGACGAACTCCGCCGGCCCTGGCATGGgctctcccacctccaccacccccCCTACACCCccgccaccccctccccccacggaTAAATCATGCATAGTGTGA
- the LOC117396904 gene encoding SLIT-ROBO Rho GTPase-activating protein 2-like isoform X1: protein MTSPAKFRKEKEIIAEYETQVKEIRAQLLEQLKCLDQQCELRVQLLQDLQDFFRKKAEIEMDYSRNLEKLAERFLAKTRSTKDHQFKKDQNVLSPLNCWNLLLSQVKRESRDHATLSDLYLNNIIPRFVQVSEDSGRLFKKSKEVGLQLQEDLMKVLNELYTVMKTYHMYNTDSVNAESKLKEAEKQEEKQISRSVRQEDKQTPRSPDALTNIKIDEKHVRRSSVKKIEKMKEKRQAKYTENKLKAIKARNEYLLALEATNCCVFKYYIHDISDLIDCCDLGYHASLNRALRTYLSAEFNLAQSKHEGLETIDNAAENLEANSDKQRLMEMYNSVFCPPMRFDFQSHMGDTVGYMCAQQPVQGELLQRCQQLQSRLSTLNIENEEVKKTMEATLQTIQDIVTIEDFDVSDCFQYSNSMESVKSTVSETFMSKPSIAKRRANQQETEQFYFTKLKEYLEGRNLITKLQAKHDLIEKTLGESQRTDCSLASGRRNSSVRKQDASQVIPLMVESCIRFISRHGLQHEGIFRVSGSQVEVNDIKNSFERGEDPLAGDQNDHDMDSIAGVLKLYFRGLENTLFPKEVFQDLIAGVSMENLQERALHIRKVLLLLPKHTLIIMRYLFAFLSHLSQYSDDNMMDPYNLAICFGPTLMSVPECHDQVTSQAHVNELIKTIIIHHETIFPGPRELEGPVYECGVTAEEYCDSPHSDPPLAEDSVQDIVSEHHNSEDGSLLLSESESIEAIARFDYGGRTARELSFKKGASLLLYHRASDDWWEGRHNGVDGLVPHQYIVVQDTEDGLSERASPKSELEAAPDGAHSEEKVSTRVSVSSPTGGHVADIYLANLNKLRKRPESASIRRTFRPSEGHGPGDGPPGAMASPRATSMPVGSLPKEGPEKRPVSAHGGLNSITRHSSLKTKVESPQLRKAATAGRSKSFSNHRPLDPEVIAQVEHSSQDIEATMNTALNELRELERQSSVKHAPDVVLDTLEPLKTSPSLLGPTSEPSSPLHSRLLKDSDSHPLQRSASSASDVPSSFRPSKTSAKAAAPPREARPPVTRPKPMVYHKTNSAGPGMGSPTSTTPPTPPPPPPPTDKSCIV, encoded by the exons GAAGGATCAGAACGTGCTGTCTCCGTTGAACTGCTGGAACCTGCTGCTGAGCCAGGTGAAGAGAGAGAGCCGAGACCACGCCACGCTCAGCGACCTCTACCTCAACAACATCATCCCCCGCTTCGTCCAGGTCAGCGAGGACTCCGGACGCCTCTTCAAGAAG AGTAAAGAGGTGGGGCTGCAGCTGCAAGAGGACTTGATGAAGGTTCTCAATGAGCTTTACACG GTGATGAAGACGTACCACATGTACAACACGGACAGCGTGAACGCGGAGAGCAAGCTGAAGGAGGCTGAGAAGCAGGAGGAGAAGCAGATCAGCCGCTCAGTGCGCCAGGAGGACAAGCAGACCCCGCGCTCACCCGACGCCCTCACCAACATTAAGATCGATGAGAAGCATGTGCGCCGCAGCTCCGTCAAGAAGATCGAGAAGATGAAGGAGAAG CGCCAAGCCAAATACACTGAAAACAAGCTGAAGGCAATCAAAGCCAGGAATGAGTACCTGCTAGCTCTGGAGGcaacaaactgctgtgtcttcaAATACTACATCCACGATATCTCCGATCTTATTGAT TGCTGTGACCTGGGCTATCACGCCAGTCTGAACCGCGCTCTGCGGACCTACCTCTCTGCGGAGTTCAACCTGGCGCAGTCGAAGCACGAGGGCCTGGAGACCATCGACAACGCTGCTGAGAACCTGGAGGCCAACAGCGACAAGCAGCGGCTCATGGAGATGTACAACAGCGTCTTCTGCCCCCCCATGAGGTTCGACTTCCAGTCCCACATGGGCGACACG GTGGGGTACATGTGCGCTCAGCAGCCCGTGCAGGGCGAGCTGCTCCAGAGGTGTCAACAGCTGCAGTCCCGGCTCTCCACACTCAACATTGAAAACGAGGAG GTGAAGAAGACCATGGAGGCGACCCTGCAGACCATCCAGGACATTGTGACGATCGAGGACTTCGACGTGTCTGACTGCTTCCAGTACAGCAACTCCATGGAGTCGGTCAAATCCACCGTGTCGGAGACCTTCATGAGCAAACCCAGCATCGCCAAGAGGAGAGCGAACCAGCAGGAGACTGAGCAGTTCTACTTCACG aaacTGAAGGAGTACCTAGAAGGCAGGAACCTGATCACCAAACTCCAAGCCAAACACGACCTGATTGAGAAGACACTGGGGGAGA GCCAAAGGACTGATTGCTCCCTTGCCAG TGGAAGGAGGAACTCATCTGTGCGGAAGCAG GATGCAAGCCAAGTTATTCCCCTGATGGTTGAAAGCTGTATAAGATTCATCAGCCGACATG GCCTGCAGCATGAAGGCATTTTCAGAGTGTCTGGATCACAAGTGGAGGTCAATGACATTAAGAACTCGTTTGAGAGAG GCGAGGATCCGCTTGCAGGAGACCAGAATGACCACGACATGGACTCCATCGCAGGAGTGCTCAAGCTCTACTTCCGAGGCCTGGAGAACACGCTCTTCCCCAAGGAAGTCTTTCAAGACCTCATTGCCGGAGTGT CGATGGAGAACCTCCAGGAGAGAGCTCTGCACATCCGGAAggtcctgctgctgctgcccaaACACACCCTGATCATCATGAGATACCTGTTTGCGTTCCTCAGCCA cctgTCTCAGTACAGCGATGACAACATGATGGACCCCTACAACCTGGCTATTTGCTTCGGCCCCACGCTGATGTCAGTCCCCGAGTGCCACGACCAGGTCACCTCCCAGGCGCACGTAAACGAGCTGATCAAAACCATCATCATCCACCACGAGACCATCTTTCCTGGGCCCAGGGAGCTGGAGGGCCCCGTGTACGAGTGCGGAGTCACCGCTGAGGAGTACTG TGACAGCCCCCACAGCGATCCTCCATTGGCAGAAGACTCCGTGCAAGATATCGTCAGCGAACATCACAACAGCGAGGACG GGTCCTTGCTCCTTTCAGAGTCTGAGTCCATCGAAGCCATCGCCAGGTTCGACTACGGGGGCCGCACAGCTCGGGAGCTGTCCTTCAAGAAGGGGGCCTCGCTGCTGCTCTACCATCGCGCCTCTGACGACTGGTGGGAGGGGCGCCATAATGGTGTGGATGGGCTGGTACCACACCAGTACATCGTGGTGCAGGACAC GGAGGACGGTTTGTCCGAGAGGGCCAGTCCCAAATCGGAACTGGAAGCTGCGCCGGACGGAGCACACTCGGAGGAGAAGGTGTCCACTAGGGTCAGTGTCAGCTCTCCCACTGGGGGCCACGTGGCGGATATCTACCTAGCGAACCTCAACAA ACTAAGGAAGCGCCCCGAGTCTGCAAGCATCAGGAGGACCTTCCGGCCCAGCGAGGGCCACGGTCCAGGGGATGGGCCGCCAGGGGCCATGGCTAGTCCTAGAGCCACCTCCATGCCAGTGGGCAGCCTGCCGAAAGAGGGTCCGGAGAAACGGCCAGTCAGCGCCCATGGGGGCCTCAACTCCATCACCCGGCACTCCTCCCTCAAGACCAAGGTGGAGAGCCCGCAGTTACGCAAAGCAGCCACCGCAGGGCGCTCCAAGAGCTTCAGCAACCACCGGCCGCTGGACCCTGAAGTCATTGCCCAGGTAGAGCACAGCTCGCAG GACATCGAGGCGACGATGAACACAGCCCTGAATGAGCTGCGTGAGCTGGAGAGGCAGAGCAGCGTGAAGCACGCTCCCGACGTGGTGCTGGACACACTGGAGCCCTTGAAGACCTCTCCCTCCCTGCTGGGGCCCACCTCTGAGCCCTCCAGCCCCCTCCACTCCCGCCTGCTCAAGGACTCGGACTCGCACCCCCTGCAGCGCAGCGCCAGCTCAGCCAGCGACGTGCCCAGCTCTTTCCGCCCTTCCAAGACTTCTGCCAAGGCCGCCGCACCCCCACGAGAGGCCAGACCCCCGGTCACCCGGCCCAAACCCATGGTGTACCACAAGACGAACTCCGCCGGCCCTGGCATGGgctctcccacctccaccacccccCCTACACCCccgccaccccctccccccacggaTAAATCATGCATAGTGTGA